The following proteins are encoded in a genomic region of Neoarius graeffei isolate fNeoGra1 chromosome 6, fNeoGra1.pri, whole genome shotgun sequence:
- the pskh1 gene encoding serine/threonine-protein kinase H1 homolog isoform X2 yields MGCRTSKVLPEPPPDVQLDLVKKLEPQQTDVYKNFIRVDGSDKKTGSPSPQGQSQATGAATHSPTAGKGQLEPSEPRRNKVAKYRAKFDPRVTAKYEIKALIGRGSFSRVVRVEHKGTRQPYAIKMIETRWREGREVCESELRVLRRVRHTNIIQLMEVFETAERVYMVMELATGGELFDRIIARGSFTERDATRVLRMVLDGVRYLHMLGITHRDLKPENLLYYHPGADSKIMITDFGLASTRKKGDECLMKTTCGTPEYIAPEILVRKPYTNAVDMWALGVISYILLSGTMPFEDDNRMRLYRQILKGKYSFSGEMVRSLFTSSEEKFRSQKSSSVWIKDWH; encoded by the coding sequence ATGGGGTGCAGGACGAGCAAGGTCCTCCCAGAACCACCACCAGACGTGCAGCTAGATCTTGTCAAGAAGCTTGAGCCTCAGCAAACTGATGTCTATAAGAACTTTATTCGTGTGGATGGCAGTGACAAGAAAACTGGCTCTCCTTCACCTCAGGGTCAAAGCCAAGCTACAGGTGCTGCCACTCATTCCCCTACGGCAGGAAAAGGCCAGCTGGAGCCCTCTGAACCACGGCGAAATAAAGTGGCCAAGTACCGTGCCAAATTTGACCCTCGGGTGACAGCTAAGTATGAGATTAAGGCGCTCATTGGGCGTGGCAGCTTCAGCCGGGTGGTGCGGGTTGAGCACAAGGGTACACGCCAGCCATATGCAATCAAAATGATTGAGACTCGATGGCGTGAGGGTCGTGAGGTGTGCGAGTCGGAGCTGCGAGTCCTGCGGCGTGTACGCCACACCAACATCATCCAGCTGATGGAGGTTTTTGAGACAGCTGAGCGTGTGTACATGGTGATGGAGCTGGCCACAGGAGGTGAACTCTTTGACCGCATCATCGCACGTGGTTCCTTCACTGAGCGGGATGCCACACGTGTACTCCGTATGGTGCTGGACGGTGTACGCTACCTGCACATGCTAGGCATCACACACCGTGACCTCAAGCCTGAGAACCTGCTCTACTACCATCCTGGTGCTGACTCCAAAATCATGATCACAGACTTTGGTCTAGCTAGTACACGCAAAAAGGGTGACGAATGCCTTATGAAAACCACTTGTGGCACACCTGAATACATTGCACCTGAAATCCTAGTACGCAAGCCCTATACCAATGCTGTGGACATGTGGGCGCTAGGGGTTATCTCCTACATCCTGCTCAGTGGCACCATGCCCTTTGAGGACGACAACCGCATGCGCCTCTATCGGCAGATCCTGAAGGGGAAGTACAGCTTCTCTGGGGAG